In a single window of the Photobacterium profundum SS9 genome:
- a CDS encoding MurR/RpiR family transcriptional regulator, whose product MEAENTLLEVPNDLDTLRDLIVKRYDKLSQRLQQVADYIMAQPMLVAVETMATIAEQANVPLSTLSRFANTMGFSGFSQMQALFRDQYLNRPRDYKERVRQARDQDCFEPESPTSIFQDYGAANIEAMEQLQVSVSPQKLERAVSLLDKADTIYIQGMRRAYPVAFYLWYALMKSDNNVVLLDDHGGMLAPMTRRISDKDVLVTITFTPYAPETSELIKLASEKNVPIIAITDNQMNSQGSKMDVCFEVQEGEVMGFRSLSSSMYLAQTLAVSLMCRETK is encoded by the coding sequence ATGGAAGCTGAAAATACTTTATTAGAAGTGCCAAACGACCTCGACACTTTACGCGATTTGATTGTTAAGCGTTATGATAAGTTGAGCCAGCGACTACAGCAAGTTGCTGATTATATTATGGCTCAACCGATGCTTGTTGCGGTTGAAACGATGGCGACGATAGCAGAGCAGGCCAATGTTCCGTTGTCTACCCTGAGTCGTTTTGCTAATACAATGGGGTTCTCAGGCTTTAGCCAGATGCAGGCGTTATTTCGCGATCAGTACCTAAATCGCCCTCGTGACTACAAAGAGCGCGTTCGTCAGGCACGTGATCAAGATTGCTTTGAACCTGAATCACCAACATCCATTTTTCAAGATTATGGTGCTGCAAATATTGAAGCCATGGAACAGCTTCAAGTTTCTGTTTCGCCACAGAAGCTTGAGCGAGCAGTATCGTTACTAGACAAGGCTGATACGATATATATTCAAGGTATGCGAAGGGCTTACCCCGTTGCATTTTATCTTTGGTATGCATTAATGAAATCAGACAACAACGTGGTGTTGCTTGATGACCATGGTGGCATGTTAGCCCCAATGACTCGCCGAATAAGCGATAAAGATGTATTGGTAACCATTACTTTTACACCTTATGCGCCAGAAACCAGTGAGTTAATTAAGCTGGCATCTGAAAAGAATGTCCCCATTATTGCGATAACAGATAACCAAATGAATTCTCAAGGCAGTAAAATGGATGTTTGTTTTGAAGTGCAAGAAGGGGAAGTGATGGGGTTCCGCTCTTTAAGTAGTTCAATGTATTTAGCGCAAACATTAGCGGTTAGTCTGATGTGCCGAGAAACTAAATAA
- a CDS encoding sugar phosphate isomerase/epimerase family protein, which produces MRYALHGMCSLHNNIVSDIRLAKETGYQGLEIHTDKLWRYIHAGFTSQDLKARLEKADITPTAIDIIGSVEASDKATQQKVFKEVEILCAFAQDIGAPTIQLNAFEALNGLSVEDNIKITAQNIQHIADIGKEHGIRFQYEGAAWTPIAKLSDYFRLYDAVGRDNFGFVLDTWHFWASRGASPEDMAKIDKSLIYNVHLSDGKRPANGQPWVDEKELRGYILGEGDIPLQEWVEAIKSTGYDGFYSGEFLNDQLWESDHYDIAEAMLNGMKTLVGPQSASK; this is translated from the coding sequence ATGCGTTATGCATTGCATGGTATGTGTTCACTTCATAACAATATTGTAAGTGACATTCGTTTAGCAAAAGAAACGGGCTATCAGGGATTAGAGATACATACCGATAAGTTATGGCGATATATTCACGCAGGGTTTACCAGCCAAGATCTTAAGGCTCGACTAGAAAAAGCGGATATTACCCCTACAGCCATAGATATTATTGGATCGGTTGAGGCATCAGATAAAGCAACTCAGCAGAAAGTATTTAAAGAAGTCGAAATACTGTGTGCATTTGCACAAGACATTGGTGCCCCGACGATTCAGCTAAACGCCTTTGAAGCGCTTAACGGCTTATCGGTTGAAGACAATATTAAAATCACCGCTCAAAATATTCAGCACATTGCCGATATCGGAAAAGAACATGGGATCCGCTTTCAGTATGAAGGTGCCGCATGGACACCAATTGCGAAACTCAGTGATTATTTCCGACTTTATGATGCAGTAGGTCGCGATAACTTTGGCTTTGTTCTTGATACATGGCACTTTTGGGCAAGCCGTGGCGCGTCACCTGAAGATATGGCAAAGATCGATAAGAGTTTAATTTATAACGTTCATCTTTCTGATGGCAAACGTCCTGCTAATGGTCAACCTTGGGTCGATGAGAAAGAACTACGCGGATACATTCTTGGTGAAGGGGATATCCCACTGCAAGAATGGGTAGAGGCAATAAAAAGTACAGGCTACGACGGGTTCTATTCGGGTGAATTTCTAAACGATCAACTATGGGAATCTGACCATTACGATATTGCAGAAGCGATGCTAAATGGTATGAAAACGTTAGTTGGCCCTCAATCTGCCTCTAAATAA
- the iolB gene encoding 5-deoxy-glucuronate isomerase → MSRLLSKYAKADRQGRTQSITPESAGWGYVGFEVYELEKGQHLELPASANEVCLVLVAGHASVTTPSACFENIGDRMSPFERKKPYAVYLTAGELIKVVANTALELAVCQAPGSGRLPTRLIAPNDIDAEQRGNGNNQRYVHNILPDYKEADSLLVVEVYTDEGCTSSYPSHKHDQDAAPSETYLEETYYHRLNPEQGFCMQRVYTDDRELDECMAVYNKDVVQVPKGYHPVATIAGYDSYYLNVMAGPTRKWLFTWEPDHDWINSDDYAKKHVNR, encoded by the coding sequence ATGTCTAGATTGTTATCTAAATATGCAAAGGCGGATCGACAAGGTAGAACGCAGTCGATAACACCTGAAAGTGCAGGGTGGGGGTATGTGGGTTTTGAGGTATATGAGCTAGAAAAAGGTCAGCATTTAGAATTACCAGCAAGCGCTAATGAAGTATGTTTAGTACTTGTTGCTGGGCATGCCTCTGTAACAACACCAAGCGCATGTTTTGAGAATATCGGCGATAGAATGAGTCCTTTTGAGCGTAAAAAGCCTTACGCTGTCTATTTAACGGCAGGCGAATTGATTAAGGTTGTCGCCAATACCGCACTTGAGTTGGCAGTGTGCCAAGCACCAGGAAGTGGTCGCTTACCAACAAGGCTGATTGCCCCGAACGATATTGATGCCGAGCAGCGTGGTAACGGTAACAATCAGCGTTATGTACACAATATTTTGCCTGATTATAAAGAGGCAGACAGCTTACTGGTGGTAGAAGTCTACACCGATGAAGGGTGCACGAGTTCATACCCAAGCCATAAGCACGATCAAGATGCAGCGCCTTCAGAAACCTACCTTGAAGAAACGTATTATCATCGCCTTAATCCTGAACAAGGGTTTTGTATGCAGCGTGTTTATACCGATGATCGTGAATTAGATGAGTGCATGGCGGTATATAACAAAGATGTTGTTCAAGTGCCTAAAGGCTATCACCCCGTTGCGACAATCGCAGGTTATGACAGTTATTACCTCAATGTAATGGCAGGGCCAACACGTAAATGGCTGTTTACCTGGGAACCCGATCACGATTGGATCAATTCAGACGATTACGCAAAAAAGCACGTTAATCGTTAA
- the iolG gene encoding inositol 2-dehydrogenase → MFNIALFGAGRIGQVHAVNINNHPETNLYSVIDPYLEGAQKLVDSYQAKIQSVEEAMADPNVHGVCIGSATDTHANLIELAAINGKAIFCEKPIDLELSRVRDCLAVVEKHNVPMLVGFNRRYDPQFRQLKEQLGAGTIGKAESLLITSRDPSPPPAEYSQVSGGMFRDMTVHDLDMARFIIGEDPVSITAHGSCMVDPAIGEAGDIDTAVLVLQFPSGVMATIVNSRRSGYGYDQRLELHGEKGLLQAGNMKENLVQHWGEVGCTSAKPQPFFLERYQDAYIAEWQHFADVLAGRCKPECSGVDGEFALVLAEAALESMKSGKTVIL, encoded by the coding sequence ATGTTTAATATCGCTTTGTTTGGTGCCGGTAGAATTGGACAGGTTCATGCTGTCAATATTAACAATCACCCAGAAACAAACTTGTACTCAGTGATTGACCCTTATTTGGAAGGGGCACAAAAGTTAGTTGATAGCTATCAGGCCAAAATTCAGTCTGTTGAAGAAGCAATGGCCGATCCAAACGTACACGGTGTTTGCATTGGTTCAGCAACAGATACACATGCTAATTTAATCGAACTTGCTGCCATCAACGGTAAGGCGATCTTCTGTGAAAAGCCGATTGATCTTGAGTTGAGTCGAGTAAGAGATTGCTTAGCTGTTGTTGAAAAACACAATGTACCAATGCTGGTTGGTTTTAACCGTCGTTATGATCCACAATTTCGTCAGCTAAAAGAACAGCTAGGTGCAGGCACGATTGGTAAGGCAGAATCGCTTTTAATTACCTCTCGTGATCCTTCGCCACCGCCAGCAGAGTACAGCCAAGTTTCGGGTGGAATGTTCCGTGATATGACGGTTCATGATCTGGATATGGCACGTTTCATTATTGGTGAAGATCCGGTGTCGATCACGGCGCACGGCAGCTGCATGGTTGATCCTGCGATTGGCGAGGCGGGCGATATTGATACCGCAGTATTAGTATTACAGTTCCCATCAGGGGTGATGGCGACCATCGTAAACAGCCGTCGATCAGGTTACGGTTATGATCAACGTCTAGAGCTTCACGGTGAAAAAGGCTTACTACAAGCTGGCAACATGAAAGAAAACTTGGTACAGCATTGGGGTGAAGTTGGCTGTACCAGCGCTAAACCACAACCTTTCTTTTTAGAGCGCTATCAAGATGCATATATCGCTGAATGGCAACATTTTGCAGATGTTTTAGCGGGTCGTTGCAAGCCTGAATGTAGTGGTGTTGATGGTGAGTTTGCTTTGGTGCTGGCTGAAGCGGCTTTAGAGTCAATGAAATCAGGAAAAACGGTGATCCTTTAA
- a CDS encoding MurR/RpiR family transcriptional regulator: MSAATTLSELEEQIRNRYNELSKRLQQVAAYVLESHNSIAFDTVAVIAEQAQVPPSTLIRFANAFDFKGFNEMKQLFRQNLVEETTSYTDRARLFKELDDASPPPENPIDILQEFARANSQAMEQLATQTSADKLNQAVELIANADNIYLIGLRRSFSIASYLTYALRHLERRAFLIDGLGGMFQEQLSMVGPKDIVISISFSPYAEETVKLSEIVSKAGAKQVVITDSQLSPLAAFSDVCFVVKEAKVDAFRSQSASFCLAQTLAVSLAFKTENDQ; encoded by the coding sequence ATGTCTGCAGCTACCACGCTATCTGAATTAGAAGAGCAAATTCGTAATCGATATAACGAATTAAGCAAACGGCTGCAACAAGTCGCCGCGTATGTATTAGAGAGCCATAACAGTATCGCTTTTGATACGGTTGCCGTTATTGCTGAACAAGCGCAAGTGCCCCCTTCAACACTGATTCGTTTTGCTAATGCTTTTGACTTCAAAGGCTTTAATGAAATGAAACAACTGTTTCGTCAAAACCTCGTTGAAGAAACCACCAGCTACACTGACCGCGCACGCTTATTTAAAGAGTTAGACGATGCGTCGCCACCACCTGAAAACCCTATTGATATATTGCAAGAATTTGCCCGAGCCAATAGCCAAGCCATGGAGCAGTTAGCCACTCAAACATCGGCCGATAAACTGAATCAAGCGGTCGAGTTAATTGCTAACGCCGATAATATCTATCTGATCGGCCTGCGTCGTTCATTTAGCATCGCATCGTATTTAACCTATGCATTACGCCATTTAGAGCGCCGCGCTTTTTTAATTGATGGATTAGGTGGGATGTTTCAAGAACAACTCAGTATGGTGGGGCCCAAAGATATTGTTATCTCTATCAGCTTCTCTCCCTACGCTGAAGAAACCGTTAAATTAAGCGAGATCGTCAGCAAGGCAGGGGCAAAGCAGGTTGTGATTACAGACAGCCAATTAAGCCCGCTAGCAGCCTTTAGCGACGTATGTTTCGTGGTGAAAGAGGCAAAAGTGGATGCATTCCGTTCACAGTCTGCATCTTTCTGTCTTGCACAAACATTAGCGGTATCACTGGCGTTTAAAACCGAAAACGATCAATAA
- a CDS encoding ABC transporter permease, with amino-acid sequence MLAKLLQATSDQPKGANTKRFISKYAIYFVFIAMCIVMSILSPVFLTVANLLNVMTQMASIGLLALGVTIIIITRGIDLSSGSVLAVAAVVSASTAQSLDWGMRMYPNLPELPIIVPILVALAVGALCGLINGALIAYTGIPPFIATLGMMIIARGAALLYSDGRPVSSLIESYQWIGQGTIAGIPVPVVIFLVMAFITYILLNYTRFGKYAYAIGGNETAAYVSGINVTKYKILVYVYAGLLAGIAALILTARINSGQPGLGVMYELDAIASATVGGVSHAGGIGTIQGTIVGVMIMGVLQNGLDLLNVSAYWQQVVKGLVIVVAVIFDMKRQKKSK; translated from the coding sequence ATGCTAGCTAAACTTCTTCAAGCCACTTCAGATCAACCGAAGGGCGCAAATACAAAACGCTTTATATCCAAATACGCTATCTATTTTGTCTTTATCGCAATGTGTATTGTGATGAGTATTTTGTCTCCTGTTTTCTTAACAGTGGCCAACCTACTTAACGTAATGACACAAATGGCAAGTATTGGTCTGCTGGCGCTTGGCGTTACCATTATCATTATTACACGAGGTATCGATCTTTCATCTGGTTCTGTTCTCGCTGTTGCGGCCGTTGTATCTGCAAGTACCGCCCAATCACTTGATTGGGGCATGAGAATGTACCCTAACCTGCCAGAACTACCTATTATTGTGCCAATTTTAGTGGCACTTGCCGTCGGTGCATTATGTGGTTTGATAAACGGTGCACTTATTGCCTATACGGGTATTCCTCCTTTTATTGCCACACTAGGTATGATGATTATCGCTCGTGGTGCTGCACTACTGTATTCAGATGGTCGCCCAGTCAGTAGCCTAATCGAGTCATACCAGTGGATTGGTCAAGGAACGATAGCGGGGATCCCCGTGCCTGTGGTGATATTTTTGGTGATGGCGTTCATTACGTACATTTTACTTAATTACACTCGATTTGGTAAATACGCCTACGCCATTGGTGGTAATGAAACAGCCGCATATGTATCTGGCATTAACGTGACTAAATACAAGATTCTTGTCTATGTATATGCAGGTTTACTTGCAGGTATTGCCGCACTGATTCTGACTGCACGTATTAACTCAGGTCAGCCAGGTCTTGGGGTGATGTATGAGCTTGATGCCATCGCATCTGCAACCGTTGGTGGTGTGAGCCATGCCGGTGGTATCGGCACAATTCAGGGCACCATTGTCGGCGTCATGATCATGGGTGTGCTACAAAATGGGCTTGATTTATTGAATGTCTCGGCCTATTGGCAGCAAGTCGTAAAAGGCTTAGTCATTGTTGTTGCTGTTATTTTCGATATGAAACGACAGAAAAAGAGTAAGTAA
- a CDS encoding sugar ABC transporter ATP-binding protein, translating into MNQVLLEMRGITKTFPGVKALDNVQLTLKKGRVMALMGENGAGKSTLMKVLFGIYQRDCGTIRYQGEQVNYSGAKEALEAGVSMIHQELSPILHRSIAENIWLGREPLKGPLRLIDHAKMYRDTTELLKKLDLHLDPRTPMSELTVATMQMIEISKAISYNSKIIIMDEPTSALTGKEVDHLFEIIEKLKKQGVSIVYISHKMDEIFRICDDITVFRDGCYIGEREAQNTNHDELVQMMVGRDLGDVFPPPTAKPGKVRLEVKNLSVEGVFDNISFKLHEGEILGIAGLVGAGRTELIETLFGVRKHDVGEIWINGENVEIKTPQDAISHKMAFLTEDRRQSGLYLMLDIFANTSIAHLDAYRNKVVNVLDVRSMQKDCASQCTKLKVKTPGMAEKIDNLSGGNQQKVLLARWMLTKPDILFLDEPTRGIDIGAKSEIYKLMRLLTGMGKSLVMISSELPEVIGMSDRILVMHGGKLKGELDGKDASQQQVMSMAFN; encoded by the coding sequence ATGAACCAAGTTTTATTAGAAATGCGTGGTATTACCAAAACATTTCCCGGCGTAAAAGCACTCGATAATGTGCAATTAACGTTAAAAAAAGGTCGAGTAATGGCTTTAATGGGAGAAAATGGTGCGGGTAAATCCACCCTAATGAAAGTGCTGTTTGGTATTTATCAACGCGACTGCGGCACGATTCGTTATCAAGGAGAACAGGTTAATTACAGTGGTGCTAAAGAAGCACTAGAAGCTGGGGTTTCAATGATCCACCAAGAGCTATCCCCTATTCTTCACCGCAGTATTGCTGAAAATATTTGGTTAGGGCGTGAACCACTTAAGGGTCCATTACGCCTTATCGACCACGCAAAAATGTACCGTGATACGACTGAACTCTTAAAAAAATTAGATTTGCACCTCGACCCACGTACGCCAATGAGCGAACTCACCGTCGCGACAATGCAAATGATCGAGATATCTAAAGCGATTTCCTACAATTCAAAAATTATTATTATGGATGAACCCACCTCTGCTTTAACCGGTAAAGAAGTGGACCATCTGTTTGAAATCATAGAAAAATTAAAGAAACAAGGCGTATCCATTGTTTACATTAGCCATAAAATGGATGAAATCTTCCGCATCTGTGACGATATAACAGTATTTCGTGATGGGTGTTACATCGGCGAACGTGAAGCACAAAATACCAATCACGATGAACTTGTTCAGATGATGGTGGGTCGTGATTTAGGCGATGTATTCCCGCCTCCTACTGCAAAACCTGGAAAAGTACGTCTTGAAGTAAAAAACCTGAGCGTTGAAGGTGTATTTGACAACATTAGCTTCAAGCTGCATGAAGGTGAAATTTTAGGTATTGCAGGGCTTGTCGGCGCTGGACGCACCGAGCTTATCGAAACCTTATTTGGGGTAAGAAAGCACGATGTAGGTGAAATCTGGATTAACGGCGAAAACGTCGAAATCAAAACGCCTCAAGATGCAATCAGTCATAAAATGGCCTTTTTAACCGAAGATCGACGCCAATCGGGTCTTTATTTGATGCTTGATATCTTCGCTAATACCTCTATTGCTCATCTTGATGCTTACCGCAATAAAGTCGTGAACGTGCTTGATGTACGTTCGATGCAAAAAGATTGCGCTAGCCAGTGCACCAAATTAAAAGTCAAAACACCGGGTATGGCAGAAAAAATTGATAACCTCAGCGGCGGTAATCAACAAAAGGTTCTTCTTGCACGTTGGATGCTAACCAAACCAGACATCCTCTTTTTAGACGAACCAACGCGCGGTATTGATATCGGTGCGAAGTCTGAAATTTATAAACTAATGCGATTACTCACAGGTATGGGCAAAAGCTTAGTCATGATCTCGTCTGAACTGCCTGAAGTGATAGGAATGAGCGACCGAATACTGGTCATGCATGGAGGCAAGCTGAAGGGTGAACTTGACGGTAAAGATGCCTCTCAGCAACAAGTAATGTCAATGGCTTTCAATTAA
- a CDS encoding sugar ABC transporter substrate-binding protein → MPITTSGLTTLFQQSTKYIKQLMNKPKKAVQGVLFITGLMALVACGGEEADSNVTRIGVAIPNFDDTFLVNMKDSMSAYAEKQDNLELIFVDAKEDTVKQLGQIQNFIIQQVDGIILVPVNTDATQPMTDDILKAGIELVYLNRRPTYLPDGVAYVGSEELRFGEEQAKYAAKHSEGGNIGIIMGMMTVEAAILRTQGVEDFFKEKPEYNIIRKQTALWQRSQGMVVMENWINSGDKLDIIISNNDDMALGAIQALRAAGKLDDTIVIGVDATPDGLMAIKKGALDATVFQDGRSQARGAIDAALSGINKTPRDKITWIPAELVTKDNLAEFEAKQG, encoded by the coding sequence ATGCCAATTACGACAAGTGGATTGACTACGCTATTTCAACAAAGCACTAAATATATAAAGCAATTAATGAATAAACCTAAAAAAGCAGTTCAAGGGGTGCTTTTTATTACGGGGTTAATGGCACTTGTAGCCTGTGGCGGAGAGGAAGCTGACAGTAATGTGACTCGAATTGGTGTTGCTATACCGAACTTTGATGACACATTCTTGGTGAATATGAAAGATTCGATGAGTGCTTATGCAGAAAAGCAAGACAACCTCGAACTCATTTTTGTTGACGCTAAAGAAGATACTGTAAAGCAGCTTGGTCAAATTCAAAACTTCATTATTCAACAAGTTGACGGCATTATTCTTGTACCAGTAAACACCGATGCAACACAACCTATGACTGATGACATTTTAAAAGCTGGCATTGAACTTGTTTACTTAAATCGCCGCCCTACCTATCTTCCAGATGGTGTTGCGTACGTGGGTTCTGAAGAACTTCGATTTGGTGAAGAACAAGCGAAATACGCAGCAAAGCACTCAGAAGGCGGTAACATCGGCATTATCATGGGTATGATGACTGTTGAAGCGGCAATTTTACGTACTCAAGGTGTGGAAGATTTCTTCAAAGAAAAACCTGAATACAACATTATTCGTAAGCAAACCGCTTTATGGCAGCGTTCTCAAGGAATGGTTGTTATGGAGAACTGGATCAACTCTGGTGACAAGCTAGACATCATTATTTCGAACAATGATGATATGGCATTAGGTGCGATTCAGGCATTACGTGCTGCAGGTAAACTTGACGATACTATCGTCATTGGTGTTGATGCAACCCCTGATGGTTTAATGGCTATCAAAAAAGGCGCACTCGACGCGACAGTATTCCAAGATGGTCGTAGCCAAGCTCGTGGCGCAATTGATGCAGCACTTAGCGGCATTAACAAAACCCCTCGCGACAAAATAACGTGGATTCCTGCTGAACTCGTTACTAAGGATAACCTAGCTGAATTTGAAGCTAAACAAGGTTAA